One Paroedura picta isolate Pp20150507F chromosome 3, Ppicta_v3.0, whole genome shotgun sequence genomic window carries:
- the MFSD6L gene encoding major facilitator superfamily domain-containing protein 6-like isoform X1, producing the protein MTAGRGRAPREGSGSTLPFRAPLGAKPPPEAMSTNSQWDVNKALTLASLFRFLYGAGNACTIPFLTLYFRQLGLTAPLVGIIIGLKHLITSLWAPLCSYLAKTHNKREVLITGSLLCSVGAGLLLTLIPPLSMDIAYQYCNVSQHSAKLLTATQKPETSTNSLNTVNFRPITGNKILSTGSVGLTSDALLTAEMPTKAHTLFKKNSSIHVSSEINNHAIGINTDKQQFNSSLGETSPFEEEIASMEQALKAFPAEESGKATRIPTSDLVNNESFEQNGSSETNTYFTLHTAPVSFTETSYILKNLSGRWGRAQDANSPLLQGIDFLNREHQVFLMVLGAVVLWELLAAPLGWMVDDSLYEYLDFVDAADKYENLWIWSYLGASVAVCGVTVFVDHLSCFLSANIPRFAVHFYGYALLITLTLIVSVFFPIPVSQKNEHINKTGKALNLIGSDGRTILCAVTVFLTGAIGSAVQNFLFWQMQDQGSSELNMGLVVAIGLTTEILLYAFKNKLLRALSGAGTVALSLSCLAAQLLYYSFLWNAWAVLPVQILCAFSNGALWWAVNMLTDDIATPGTERSLHLVLQGLSCGCGASLGSFAGGFIVNSFGLPVLYRGCSIALVLWLILFLIVHSKLPRQKKINYSRLLAADSSDASDSDDDKDRDWLVKAMKDENFNRNW; encoded by the exons ATGACAGCAGGCCGAGGCCGGGCTCCGCGAGAAGGAAGCGGCTCAACCCTTCCTTTCAG GGCACCATTAGGAGCCAAACCTCCACCTGAAGCCATGAGCACAAACAGCCAGTGGGATGTGAACAAAGCACTAACTCTTGCAAGCCTTTTCCGGTTTCTTTATGGGGCAGGCAATGCCTGCACAATCCCCTTTTTAACTCTGTATTTTCGGCAGTTGGGGCTGACTGCACCATTAGTAGGGATTATTATAGGATTGAAACACTTAATCACTTCCCTCTGGGCCCCTCTGTGCTCTTACCTAgcaaaaacccacaataaaagaGAAGTTCTCATCACTGGATCTCTGTTGTGCTCCGTTGGAGCAGGTTTGCTTCTTACTCTTATCCCACCTCTGAGCATGGACATCGCCTATCAATACTGTAATGTGAGCCAGCACTCAGCAAAACTACTGACTGCAACCCAGAAGCCTGAAACTAGTACAAACAGTCTTAATACAGTGAATTTCAGACCCATCACTGGTAACAAAATACTGTCTACTGGATCAGTTGGATTGACCTCTGATGCTCTGTTAACTGCTGAAATGCCAACAAAAGCACATACCTTATTTAAAAAGAATTCCTCTATACATGTTTCTTCTGAGATAAACAATCATGCCATAGGCATTAATACTGATAAACAGCAGTTCAACAGCTCTTTGGGCGAGACATCCCCTTTTGAGGAAGAAATAGCCTCAATGGAACAAGCATTAAAGGCTTTCCCTGCGGAAGAGTCTGGGAAAGCAACCAGGATTCCCACAAGTGACTTAGTGAACAATGAGAGTTTTGAGCAAAACGGCTCTTCAGAGACAAACACTTACTTCACACTTCACACAGCCCCAGTATCTTTTACAGAGACttcctacattttaaaaaacctatcAGGCCGATGGGGAAGAGCACAGGATGCAAACTCTCCGCTGCTGCAAGGAATTGACTTCTTGAACAGAGAGCACCAGGTCTTTCTCATGGTTCTGGGTGCAGTTGTGCTTTGGGAACTCCTGGCAGCACCTCTTGGATGGATGGTTGATGACAGCCTTTACGAGTACCTTGATTTTGTTGACGCTGCGGACAAATACGAGAATCTTTGGATTTGGAGTTACTTGGGAGCTTCCGTGGCAGTCTGCGGTGTCACAGTATTTGTGGATCATCTTAGCTGCTTCTTGAGTGCCAATATCCCCCGGTTTGCAGTACATTTCTATGGCTATGCCTTATTGATCACCTTAACATTAATTGTCAGTGTCTTTTTCCCCATCCCTGTGTCCCAAAAAAACGAACACATAAATAAAACAGGCAAAGCTTTGAACCTTATTGGGAGCGATGGGAGAACCATCCTGTGTGCCGTCACCGTGTTCCTCACAGGGGCCATTGGATCGGCTGTGCAGAATTTTCTTTTCTGGCAAATGCAAGACCAAGGCAGCAGTGAGTTGAACATGGGCTTGGTGGTAGCCATTGGTTTGACTACTGAAATTCTACTCTATGCCTTCAAAAACAAGTTGCTCAGGGCGCTCTCAGGTGCCGGCACGGTTGCCTTGagcttaagctgcctggctgcacAGCTGCTGTACTACTCATTCCTGTGGAATGCCTGGGCCGTCCTGCCAGTCCAGATCCTCTGTGCCTTCAGCAATGGGGCCTTGTGGTGGGCTGTGAACATGCTGACGGACGACATAGCCACTCCCGGCACAGAGAGGTCTCTGCATCTGGTCTTACAAGGCCTGTCTTGTGGATGTGGAGCCAGTCTGGGCAGCTTCGCAGGAGGGTTCATTGTGAACAGTTTTGGCCTGCCAGTGCTCTACAGAGGGTGTTCCATTGCTTTAGTACTCTGGCTAATCCTGTTCCTGATTGTCCATTCCAAGTTGCCACGGCAGAAAAAAATCAACTATTCCCGCCTCCTCGCTGCAGATTCGAGTGACGCGAGTGACTCAGATGACGATAAAGACAGGGACTGGCTAGTGAAAGCAATGAAGGATGAGAATTTCAATAGGAACTGGTAA
- the MFSD6L gene encoding major facilitator superfamily domain-containing protein 6-like isoform X3: MATYPRAPLGAKPPPEAMSTNSQWDVNKALTLASLFRFLYGAGNACTIPFLTLYFRQLGLTAPLVGIIIGLKHLITSLWAPLCSYLAKTHNKREVLITGSLLCSVGAGLLLTLIPPLSMDIAYQYCNVSQHSAKLLTATQKPETSTNSLNTVNFRPITGNKILSTGSVGLTSDALLTAEMPTKAHTLFKKNSSIHVSSEINNHAIGINTDKQQFNSSLGETSPFEEEIASMEQALKAFPAEESGKATRIPTSDLVNNESFEQNGSSETNTYFTLHTAPVSFTETSYILKNLSGRWGRAQDANSPLLQGIDFLNREHQVFLMVLGAVVLWELLAAPLGWMVDDSLYEYLDFVDAADKYENLWIWSYLGASVAVCGVTVFVDHLSCFLSANIPRFAVHFYGYALLITLTLIVSVFFPIPVSQKNEHINKTGKALNLIGSDGRTILCAVTVFLTGAIGSAVQNFLFWQMQDQGSSELNMGLVVAIGLTTEILLYAFKNKLLRALSGAGTVALSLSCLAAQLLYYSFLWNAWAVLPVQILCAFSNGALWWAVNMLTDDIATPGTERSLHLVLQGLSCGCGASLGSFAGGFIVNSFGLPVLYRGCSIALVLWLILFLIVHSKLPRQKKINYSRLLAADSSDASDSDDDKDRDWLVKAMKDENFNRNW; encoded by the exons ATGGCAACCTACCCAAG GGCACCATTAGGAGCCAAACCTCCACCTGAAGCCATGAGCACAAACAGCCAGTGGGATGTGAACAAAGCACTAACTCTTGCAAGCCTTTTCCGGTTTCTTTATGGGGCAGGCAATGCCTGCACAATCCCCTTTTTAACTCTGTATTTTCGGCAGTTGGGGCTGACTGCACCATTAGTAGGGATTATTATAGGATTGAAACACTTAATCACTTCCCTCTGGGCCCCTCTGTGCTCTTACCTAgcaaaaacccacaataaaagaGAAGTTCTCATCACTGGATCTCTGTTGTGCTCCGTTGGAGCAGGTTTGCTTCTTACTCTTATCCCACCTCTGAGCATGGACATCGCCTATCAATACTGTAATGTGAGCCAGCACTCAGCAAAACTACTGACTGCAACCCAGAAGCCTGAAACTAGTACAAACAGTCTTAATACAGTGAATTTCAGACCCATCACTGGTAACAAAATACTGTCTACTGGATCAGTTGGATTGACCTCTGATGCTCTGTTAACTGCTGAAATGCCAACAAAAGCACATACCTTATTTAAAAAGAATTCCTCTATACATGTTTCTTCTGAGATAAACAATCATGCCATAGGCATTAATACTGATAAACAGCAGTTCAACAGCTCTTTGGGCGAGACATCCCCTTTTGAGGAAGAAATAGCCTCAATGGAACAAGCATTAAAGGCTTTCCCTGCGGAAGAGTCTGGGAAAGCAACCAGGATTCCCACAAGTGACTTAGTGAACAATGAGAGTTTTGAGCAAAACGGCTCTTCAGAGACAAACACTTACTTCACACTTCACACAGCCCCAGTATCTTTTACAGAGACttcctacattttaaaaaacctatcAGGCCGATGGGGAAGAGCACAGGATGCAAACTCTCCGCTGCTGCAAGGAATTGACTTCTTGAACAGAGAGCACCAGGTCTTTCTCATGGTTCTGGGTGCAGTTGTGCTTTGGGAACTCCTGGCAGCACCTCTTGGATGGATGGTTGATGACAGCCTTTACGAGTACCTTGATTTTGTTGACGCTGCGGACAAATACGAGAATCTTTGGATTTGGAGTTACTTGGGAGCTTCCGTGGCAGTCTGCGGTGTCACAGTATTTGTGGATCATCTTAGCTGCTTCTTGAGTGCCAATATCCCCCGGTTTGCAGTACATTTCTATGGCTATGCCTTATTGATCACCTTAACATTAATTGTCAGTGTCTTTTTCCCCATCCCTGTGTCCCAAAAAAACGAACACATAAATAAAACAGGCAAAGCTTTGAACCTTATTGGGAGCGATGGGAGAACCATCCTGTGTGCCGTCACCGTGTTCCTCACAGGGGCCATTGGATCGGCTGTGCAGAATTTTCTTTTCTGGCAAATGCAAGACCAAGGCAGCAGTGAGTTGAACATGGGCTTGGTGGTAGCCATTGGTTTGACTACTGAAATTCTACTCTATGCCTTCAAAAACAAGTTGCTCAGGGCGCTCTCAGGTGCCGGCACGGTTGCCTTGagcttaagctgcctggctgcacAGCTGCTGTACTACTCATTCCTGTGGAATGCCTGGGCCGTCCTGCCAGTCCAGATCCTCTGTGCCTTCAGCAATGGGGCCTTGTGGTGGGCTGTGAACATGCTGACGGACGACATAGCCACTCCCGGCACAGAGAGGTCTCTGCATCTGGTCTTACAAGGCCTGTCTTGTGGATGTGGAGCCAGTCTGGGCAGCTTCGCAGGAGGGTTCATTGTGAACAGTTTTGGCCTGCCAGTGCTCTACAGAGGGTGTTCCATTGCTTTAGTACTCTGGCTAATCCTGTTCCTGATTGTCCATTCCAAGTTGCCACGGCAGAAAAAAATCAACTATTCCCGCCTCCTCGCTGCAGATTCGAGTGACGCGAGTGACTCAGATGACGATAAAGACAGGGACTGGCTAGTGAAAGCAATGAAGGATGAGAATTTCAATAGGAACTGGTAA
- the MFSD6L gene encoding major facilitator superfamily domain-containing protein 6-like isoform X2, whose protein sequence is MTRARVNGSCHLIPRSSRAPLGAKPPPEAMSTNSQWDVNKALTLASLFRFLYGAGNACTIPFLTLYFRQLGLTAPLVGIIIGLKHLITSLWAPLCSYLAKTHNKREVLITGSLLCSVGAGLLLTLIPPLSMDIAYQYCNVSQHSAKLLTATQKPETSTNSLNTVNFRPITGNKILSTGSVGLTSDALLTAEMPTKAHTLFKKNSSIHVSSEINNHAIGINTDKQQFNSSLGETSPFEEEIASMEQALKAFPAEESGKATRIPTSDLVNNESFEQNGSSETNTYFTLHTAPVSFTETSYILKNLSGRWGRAQDANSPLLQGIDFLNREHQVFLMVLGAVVLWELLAAPLGWMVDDSLYEYLDFVDAADKYENLWIWSYLGASVAVCGVTVFVDHLSCFLSANIPRFAVHFYGYALLITLTLIVSVFFPIPVSQKNEHINKTGKALNLIGSDGRTILCAVTVFLTGAIGSAVQNFLFWQMQDQGSSELNMGLVVAIGLTTEILLYAFKNKLLRALSGAGTVALSLSCLAAQLLYYSFLWNAWAVLPVQILCAFSNGALWWAVNMLTDDIATPGTERSLHLVLQGLSCGCGASLGSFAGGFIVNSFGLPVLYRGCSIALVLWLILFLIVHSKLPRQKKINYSRLLAADSSDASDSDDDKDRDWLVKAMKDENFNRNW, encoded by the exons ATGACCAGAGCTCGTGTCAATGGCAGCTGCCACTTGATCCCGAGGAGTTCAAG GGCACCATTAGGAGCCAAACCTCCACCTGAAGCCATGAGCACAAACAGCCAGTGGGATGTGAACAAAGCACTAACTCTTGCAAGCCTTTTCCGGTTTCTTTATGGGGCAGGCAATGCCTGCACAATCCCCTTTTTAACTCTGTATTTTCGGCAGTTGGGGCTGACTGCACCATTAGTAGGGATTATTATAGGATTGAAACACTTAATCACTTCCCTCTGGGCCCCTCTGTGCTCTTACCTAgcaaaaacccacaataaaagaGAAGTTCTCATCACTGGATCTCTGTTGTGCTCCGTTGGAGCAGGTTTGCTTCTTACTCTTATCCCACCTCTGAGCATGGACATCGCCTATCAATACTGTAATGTGAGCCAGCACTCAGCAAAACTACTGACTGCAACCCAGAAGCCTGAAACTAGTACAAACAGTCTTAATACAGTGAATTTCAGACCCATCACTGGTAACAAAATACTGTCTACTGGATCAGTTGGATTGACCTCTGATGCTCTGTTAACTGCTGAAATGCCAACAAAAGCACATACCTTATTTAAAAAGAATTCCTCTATACATGTTTCTTCTGAGATAAACAATCATGCCATAGGCATTAATACTGATAAACAGCAGTTCAACAGCTCTTTGGGCGAGACATCCCCTTTTGAGGAAGAAATAGCCTCAATGGAACAAGCATTAAAGGCTTTCCCTGCGGAAGAGTCTGGGAAAGCAACCAGGATTCCCACAAGTGACTTAGTGAACAATGAGAGTTTTGAGCAAAACGGCTCTTCAGAGACAAACACTTACTTCACACTTCACACAGCCCCAGTATCTTTTACAGAGACttcctacattttaaaaaacctatcAGGCCGATGGGGAAGAGCACAGGATGCAAACTCTCCGCTGCTGCAAGGAATTGACTTCTTGAACAGAGAGCACCAGGTCTTTCTCATGGTTCTGGGTGCAGTTGTGCTTTGGGAACTCCTGGCAGCACCTCTTGGATGGATGGTTGATGACAGCCTTTACGAGTACCTTGATTTTGTTGACGCTGCGGACAAATACGAGAATCTTTGGATTTGGAGTTACTTGGGAGCTTCCGTGGCAGTCTGCGGTGTCACAGTATTTGTGGATCATCTTAGCTGCTTCTTGAGTGCCAATATCCCCCGGTTTGCAGTACATTTCTATGGCTATGCCTTATTGATCACCTTAACATTAATTGTCAGTGTCTTTTTCCCCATCCCTGTGTCCCAAAAAAACGAACACATAAATAAAACAGGCAAAGCTTTGAACCTTATTGGGAGCGATGGGAGAACCATCCTGTGTGCCGTCACCGTGTTCCTCACAGGGGCCATTGGATCGGCTGTGCAGAATTTTCTTTTCTGGCAAATGCAAGACCAAGGCAGCAGTGAGTTGAACATGGGCTTGGTGGTAGCCATTGGTTTGACTACTGAAATTCTACTCTATGCCTTCAAAAACAAGTTGCTCAGGGCGCTCTCAGGTGCCGGCACGGTTGCCTTGagcttaagctgcctggctgcacAGCTGCTGTACTACTCATTCCTGTGGAATGCCTGGGCCGTCCTGCCAGTCCAGATCCTCTGTGCCTTCAGCAATGGGGCCTTGTGGTGGGCTGTGAACATGCTGACGGACGACATAGCCACTCCCGGCACAGAGAGGTCTCTGCATCTGGTCTTACAAGGCCTGTCTTGTGGATGTGGAGCCAGTCTGGGCAGCTTCGCAGGAGGGTTCATTGTGAACAGTTTTGGCCTGCCAGTGCTCTACAGAGGGTGTTCCATTGCTTTAGTACTCTGGCTAATCCTGTTCCTGATTGTCCATTCCAAGTTGCCACGGCAGAAAAAAATCAACTATTCCCGCCTCCTCGCTGCAGATTCGAGTGACGCGAGTGACTCAGATGACGATAAAGACAGGGACTGGCTAGTGAAAGCAATGAAGGATGAGAATTTCAATAGGAACTGGTAA
- the MFSD6L gene encoding major facilitator superfamily domain-containing protein 6-like isoform X4, whose amino-acid sequence MSTNSQWDVNKALTLASLFRFLYGAGNACTIPFLTLYFRQLGLTAPLVGIIIGLKHLITSLWAPLCSYLAKTHNKREVLITGSLLCSVGAGLLLTLIPPLSMDIAYQYCNVSQHSAKLLTATQKPETSTNSLNTVNFRPITGNKILSTGSVGLTSDALLTAEMPTKAHTLFKKNSSIHVSSEINNHAIGINTDKQQFNSSLGETSPFEEEIASMEQALKAFPAEESGKATRIPTSDLVNNESFEQNGSSETNTYFTLHTAPVSFTETSYILKNLSGRWGRAQDANSPLLQGIDFLNREHQVFLMVLGAVVLWELLAAPLGWMVDDSLYEYLDFVDAADKYENLWIWSYLGASVAVCGVTVFVDHLSCFLSANIPRFAVHFYGYALLITLTLIVSVFFPIPVSQKNEHINKTGKALNLIGSDGRTILCAVTVFLTGAIGSAVQNFLFWQMQDQGSSELNMGLVVAIGLTTEILLYAFKNKLLRALSGAGTVALSLSCLAAQLLYYSFLWNAWAVLPVQILCAFSNGALWWAVNMLTDDIATPGTERSLHLVLQGLSCGCGASLGSFAGGFIVNSFGLPVLYRGCSIALVLWLILFLIVHSKLPRQKKINYSRLLAADSSDASDSDDDKDRDWLVKAMKDENFNRNW is encoded by the coding sequence ATGAGCACAAACAGCCAGTGGGATGTGAACAAAGCACTAACTCTTGCAAGCCTTTTCCGGTTTCTTTATGGGGCAGGCAATGCCTGCACAATCCCCTTTTTAACTCTGTATTTTCGGCAGTTGGGGCTGACTGCACCATTAGTAGGGATTATTATAGGATTGAAACACTTAATCACTTCCCTCTGGGCCCCTCTGTGCTCTTACCTAgcaaaaacccacaataaaagaGAAGTTCTCATCACTGGATCTCTGTTGTGCTCCGTTGGAGCAGGTTTGCTTCTTACTCTTATCCCACCTCTGAGCATGGACATCGCCTATCAATACTGTAATGTGAGCCAGCACTCAGCAAAACTACTGACTGCAACCCAGAAGCCTGAAACTAGTACAAACAGTCTTAATACAGTGAATTTCAGACCCATCACTGGTAACAAAATACTGTCTACTGGATCAGTTGGATTGACCTCTGATGCTCTGTTAACTGCTGAAATGCCAACAAAAGCACATACCTTATTTAAAAAGAATTCCTCTATACATGTTTCTTCTGAGATAAACAATCATGCCATAGGCATTAATACTGATAAACAGCAGTTCAACAGCTCTTTGGGCGAGACATCCCCTTTTGAGGAAGAAATAGCCTCAATGGAACAAGCATTAAAGGCTTTCCCTGCGGAAGAGTCTGGGAAAGCAACCAGGATTCCCACAAGTGACTTAGTGAACAATGAGAGTTTTGAGCAAAACGGCTCTTCAGAGACAAACACTTACTTCACACTTCACACAGCCCCAGTATCTTTTACAGAGACttcctacattttaaaaaacctatcAGGCCGATGGGGAAGAGCACAGGATGCAAACTCTCCGCTGCTGCAAGGAATTGACTTCTTGAACAGAGAGCACCAGGTCTTTCTCATGGTTCTGGGTGCAGTTGTGCTTTGGGAACTCCTGGCAGCACCTCTTGGATGGATGGTTGATGACAGCCTTTACGAGTACCTTGATTTTGTTGACGCTGCGGACAAATACGAGAATCTTTGGATTTGGAGTTACTTGGGAGCTTCCGTGGCAGTCTGCGGTGTCACAGTATTTGTGGATCATCTTAGCTGCTTCTTGAGTGCCAATATCCCCCGGTTTGCAGTACATTTCTATGGCTATGCCTTATTGATCACCTTAACATTAATTGTCAGTGTCTTTTTCCCCATCCCTGTGTCCCAAAAAAACGAACACATAAATAAAACAGGCAAAGCTTTGAACCTTATTGGGAGCGATGGGAGAACCATCCTGTGTGCCGTCACCGTGTTCCTCACAGGGGCCATTGGATCGGCTGTGCAGAATTTTCTTTTCTGGCAAATGCAAGACCAAGGCAGCAGTGAGTTGAACATGGGCTTGGTGGTAGCCATTGGTTTGACTACTGAAATTCTACTCTATGCCTTCAAAAACAAGTTGCTCAGGGCGCTCTCAGGTGCCGGCACGGTTGCCTTGagcttaagctgcctggctgcacAGCTGCTGTACTACTCATTCCTGTGGAATGCCTGGGCCGTCCTGCCAGTCCAGATCCTCTGTGCCTTCAGCAATGGGGCCTTGTGGTGGGCTGTGAACATGCTGACGGACGACATAGCCACTCCCGGCACAGAGAGGTCTCTGCATCTGGTCTTACAAGGCCTGTCTTGTGGATGTGGAGCCAGTCTGGGCAGCTTCGCAGGAGGGTTCATTGTGAACAGTTTTGGCCTGCCAGTGCTCTACAGAGGGTGTTCCATTGCTTTAGTACTCTGGCTAATCCTGTTCCTGATTGTCCATTCCAAGTTGCCACGGCAGAAAAAAATCAACTATTCCCGCCTCCTCGCTGCAGATTCGAGTGACGCGAGTGACTCAGATGACGATAAAGACAGGGACTGGCTAGTGAAAGCAATGAAGGATGAGAATTTCAATAGGAACTGGTAA